The following proteins come from a genomic window of Gottfriedia acidiceleris:
- a CDS encoding MurR/RpiR family transcriptional regulator translates to MERPNFRLLVKEKFLQLSPGQKKVATYMIENLEECAFKTAYQIGKKAEVSETTVIRLSYALEFEGFSDMQLCVQNEFLHLNKADYIKEKEEIKNAEGQNTFTQIIENEVNILRNLLQPSNIKEISKAVEAITCADQVLIVGHRVSHIAAYWFSNTLSSIRGNVLYCSPAGDFYEKFCNLTEKSVVIAFSFPRYAKETLTIAECTKENGVSLISVTDRLLSPIGRIADIVLTTEENVESGSNSIASVISLLNLVIAGLYEKDQKRIQIYQQKLEKIYSTYEVFIE, encoded by the coding sequence ATGGAGCGACCTAATTTTAGATTGTTAGTTAAGGAAAAATTTTTACAATTATCACCAGGGCAAAAAAAAGTAGCGACTTATATGATTGAAAATCTTGAGGAGTGTGCTTTTAAAACTGCTTACCAAATTGGAAAAAAAGCTGAAGTAAGTGAAACAACGGTCATTCGTCTTTCATACGCACTCGAATTTGAAGGCTTCAGTGATATGCAGTTATGTGTTCAAAATGAGTTTCTTCATTTAAATAAAGCCGATTATATAAAAGAAAAAGAAGAGATAAAAAATGCAGAAGGACAAAATACTTTTACACAAATTATCGAAAATGAAGTAAATATTTTAAGAAACTTATTACAACCTTCCAATATTAAGGAAATTTCAAAAGCTGTTGAAGCCATTACCTGTGCTGATCAAGTGTTAATAGTTGGTCATCGAGTATCCCATATAGCTGCGTACTGGTTTTCGAATACGTTAAGCTCAATTAGAGGTAACGTATTGTATTGTTCTCCAGCAGGTGACTTTTATGAAAAGTTTTGTAATTTAACAGAAAAATCAGTTGTTATTGCATTTTCTTTTCCAAGGTATGCAAAGGAAACATTAACAATTGCAGAATGTACGAAAGAAAATGGAGTAAGTTTAATTTCAGTTACTGATCGATTGTTATCACCAATTGGTCGAATTGCAGATATTGTTCTAACTACAGAAGAAAATGTGGAAAGTGGTTCTAACTCAATCGCATCAGTTATTAGTCTATTAAATTTAGTGATTGCGGGATTATATGAAAAAGACCAAAAAAGAATTCAAATATATCAACAAAAATTGGAAAAAATTTATTCTACCTATGAAGTGTTTATAGAATAG
- a CDS encoding glycosyltransferase family 4 protein encodes MKVLIIWRLLTVGGVNAGWRNRSIYFKKFGIDTEFLYTTDHGGLHIMEDVAPVYLTKNENEIIDIIKKNAYDAIIVVDTGSAYKWLQKAKYKGPVIVEARTPELIKLQPHLKKFRSIEPVSIIVPSNYQKRLVSILTDNIPIKVIYNGVDTSFFHPLAQDEIASENNPILPNNKKIVCCIGRVDKRKNWPMLIEIAKLIKSERSDIEIWLIGGAQSVQREDFAVTWKEEGLTDIIKWFPVIPYQQMPHVYAKVLQSGGCTIATTKVESFGNTFIESMACGVPVVASNIMPISEIVLQGETGMLFRGHDVQDAVKKIYSIVDNKKFHEKLSQNAINHVENNFAIHKVADIYREYLLKFGNDKKSDVIQND; translated from the coding sequence TTGAAAGTCTTAATAATCTGGCGTCTCTTAACAGTTGGTGGAGTAAATGCTGGCTGGAGGAATCGTTCAATTTATTTTAAAAAGTTTGGCATTGATACTGAGTTTTTATACACAACAGATCATGGTGGATTACACATAATGGAAGATGTTGCACCGGTCTATTTAACGAAAAACGAAAACGAAATTATTGATATTATTAAAAAGAATGCATATGACGCAATCATTGTAGTAGATACGGGATCAGCGTATAAGTGGTTACAAAAAGCTAAATATAAAGGACCTGTTATTGTAGAAGCACGTACGCCCGAGCTGATAAAACTACAACCTCATTTAAAAAAATTTAGATCAATTGAACCTGTTTCTATTATTGTTCCATCTAATTATCAAAAAAGATTGGTTTCCATCTTAACAGATAATATCCCCATTAAAGTAATCTACAATGGTGTTGACACATCATTTTTCCATCCATTAGCTCAAGATGAAATTGCATCTGAAAATAATCCAATCCTTCCAAACAATAAAAAAATTGTGTGCTGTATCGGTAGAGTTGATAAACGAAAAAACTGGCCAATGTTAATTGAAATTGCAAAATTGATAAAAAGTGAACGGTCGGATATTGAAATTTGGTTAATTGGAGGAGCTCAAAGCGTTCAGCGAGAGGATTTTGCAGTAACTTGGAAGGAAGAAGGTCTAACCGATATCATTAAATGGTTTCCAGTTATTCCTTATCAACAAATGCCCCATGTATACGCAAAAGTGCTTCAATCTGGTGGTTGTACAATCGCAACTACAAAAGTAGAATCATTTGGGAATACCTTTATTGAGTCTATGGCATGTGGTGTTCCTGTTGTTGCTTCTAATATAATGCCTATTTCAGAAATCGTTCTTCAAGGCGAAACAGGGATGCTTTTTCGAGGACATGATGTTCAAGATGCTGTTAAAAAAATATATTCAATCGTTGATAATAAGAAGTTTCATGAAAAGCTATCGCAAAATGCAATCAACCATGTTGAAAATAATTTTGCTATTCATAAAGTAGCCGATATTTATCGCGAATATCTTCTAAAATTCGGTAATGACAAAAAAAGTGATGTGATTCAAAATGATTGA
- a CDS encoding amidohydrolase: protein MNPQSFLDHNKETILKTYQDLHKLAEPSWHEEKTAKYLRERLNDTEVEIKTFRNHFGFIAEIKGQNDTVVALRADMDALVQEVDGVVMANHSCGHDAHSTMVLYAALAISASGIKPKHTIRFIFQPAEEKGEGALQMMEDGALDNVISLFGVHLRPEREIPFQKASPVIIHGSAETIKGTIRGIQAHASRPQDGINAIEVAAEIVNKLKQINLNTDIPHSIKMTQIQTENEASNTIPETVKFSLDVRAQTNDIMNQLNARTVEVFEETMIETKAKISWSMEEFVPAAVQNEQAIKITERAIVEIIGHENVVPECISNGGEDFHFYTNRYPQIAATMLGLGCGLTPGLHHPHMSFNLEALHYGAKILTQTVLLASEQEQLRGEANAKQTESI, encoded by the coding sequence ATGAATCCACAATCTTTTCTAGATCATAATAAAGAAACTATTTTAAAAACTTATCAGGATTTACATAAGTTAGCTGAGCCTAGTTGGCATGAAGAAAAAACAGCAAAGTATTTAAGAGAACGTCTAAATGATACAGAAGTTGAGATCAAAACGTTTAGAAATCATTTTGGATTTATTGCAGAAATTAAGGGTCAAAATGATACAGTTGTTGCCCTAAGAGCTGATATGGATGCACTAGTTCAAGAAGTTGATGGTGTTGTAATGGCAAACCACTCATGTGGTCATGATGCTCATAGTACGATGGTTTTATATGCAGCGTTGGCGATTTCTGCAAGTGGTATAAAGCCTAAGCATACGATTCGATTTATCTTCCAGCCAGCCGAGGAAAAGGGTGAAGGAGCCCTTCAAATGATGGAAGATGGTGCATTAGACAATGTCATTTCATTGTTTGGCGTACACTTAAGACCAGAAAGAGAAATACCTTTTCAAAAGGCATCTCCAGTGATCATACATGGGTCTGCTGAAACGATTAAAGGTACAATTCGAGGAATTCAGGCACACGCATCTAGACCACAAGATGGTATTAATGCGATTGAAGTAGCTGCTGAAATAGTCAATAAATTAAAGCAAATAAATTTAAATACAGATATCCCCCATTCAATAAAAATGACTCAAATTCAAACTGAAAATGAAGCATCAAATACGATACCAGAAACAGTAAAGTTTTCGCTTGATGTTAGAGCGCAAACAAATGATATTATGAATCAATTAAACGCCCGCACAGTAGAGGTGTTTGAGGAAACGATGATTGAAACAAAAGCTAAGATTTCGTGGTCTATGGAAGAGTTTGTTCCAGCGGCCGTACAAAACGAGCAGGCTATAAAAATTACTGAGAGAGCCATCGTAGAAATAATCGGGCATGAAAACGTTGTGCCTGAATGCATTTCAAATGGTGGGGAGGACTTCCATTTCTATACCAATAGATATCCTCAAATTGCGGCTACTATGCTCGGTTTAGGATGTGGATTAACTCCGGGGTTACATCATCCTCATATGAGTTTTAATTTAGAAGCACTTCATTATGGAGCGAAAATTTTAACTCAAACAGTTTTATTAGCATCAGAACAAGAACAATTAAGAGGTGAGGCAAATGCTAAACAAACTGAATCAATCTGA
- a CDS encoding glycosyltransferase family 4 protein, with protein MKILMVCTENLPVPPVLGGAIQTYIAGSLPYLSKAHDITVLGVNDPSLPDEETIDGVNYVRVPGKVLELYREGVVEYIKGNQFDLIHIFNRPRLVLPIRKVAPNSKITLSMHNDMFNIGKIAVDEANLVLEEVSSIVTVSDYVGNVIRELYPQSANKIRTIYSGVDSDRFLPGNDPKMISTRNTLRKEYGLENKTVILFAGRLSENKGVDRLIRALPTLSKTFKDLALVIVGSNWFSQNNVTDYVAYIRAIAKKQDVPIITTGFVSPFEIHNWFAVADLFVCTSLWQEPLARVHYEAMAAGLPIVTTARGGNPEVIIPGENGLIVENPVDPDEFATKITEILSNKTLMKNMGIKGRELAVTKYLWSRVANEILSTWSQTEYASSISSEQLEQYEPQTLFRTAVQNTQLNVANNNVTEVSEQPTTEILEVIEPTVEIKPTIEIEQATESIVEVPKPVTQSEIKSIEELLQILVEKAKSVPKEKVVAKVAEEFSANTNQRVLKRIRRVTDLDVNNANSISNLNQRLFTNEVSRVENRANNLSNSVNSEPFRLKKLPSVTEMHRNRTR; from the coding sequence ATGAAAATATTAATGGTATGTACGGAAAACCTACCAGTACCTCCAGTTTTAGGTGGTGCGATTCAGACTTATATTGCAGGAAGTTTACCTTATTTAAGTAAAGCACACGATATAACAGTACTAGGCGTTAATGATCCATCATTACCAGATGAAGAAACAATCGATGGTGTAAATTATGTGCGTGTGCCAGGGAAAGTATTAGAACTATATCGTGAAGGTGTAGTTGAATACATTAAAGGAAATCAATTTGATTTAATCCACATTTTTAACAGACCACGACTTGTCCTTCCAATTAGAAAAGTAGCACCGAATTCAAAAATTACGTTAAGTATGCATAATGACATGTTTAATATTGGGAAAATTGCTGTTGATGAAGCGAATTTAGTATTAGAAGAAGTTTCAAGTATCGTTACAGTAAGTGATTATGTAGGAAATGTAATTCGTGAACTTTATCCTCAAAGTGCAAATAAAATTAGAACAATCTACTCAGGTGTTGATTCTGACCGTTTCTTACCTGGTAATGATCCTAAAATGATTAGTACGAGAAACACACTTAGAAAAGAGTATGGTTTAGAAAATAAAACAGTTATTTTATTTGCCGGAAGACTTTCAGAAAACAAAGGCGTAGACCGTTTAATTAGAGCATTGCCAACACTTTCAAAAACCTTCAAAGATTTAGCTTTAGTTATCGTAGGAAGCAATTGGTTTAGTCAAAATAATGTTACGGACTATGTTGCATATATTCGTGCTATTGCAAAAAAACAAGATGTACCGATTATTACAACAGGATTTGTATCACCATTTGAAATACACAACTGGTTTGCAGTAGCGGATCTATTTGTATGTACTTCATTATGGCAAGAGCCGCTCGCAAGGGTTCACTATGAAGCGATGGCAGCTGGACTTCCAATTGTTACAACTGCTCGAGGTGGGAATCCTGAAGTCATTATTCCAGGTGAAAATGGACTAATCGTAGAAAATCCAGTTGATCCAGATGAATTCGCTACCAAAATTACAGAAATATTATCAAACAAAACACTGATGAAGAATATGGGAATAAAAGGTAGAGAACTTGCAGTGACTAAGTATTTATGGAGTCGAGTAGCAAATGAAATTCTATCTACATGGAGCCAAACTGAATATGCTTCATCAATTTCCTCAGAACAATTAGAACAATATGAACCTCAAACATTATTTAGAACTGCAGTACAAAATACACAGTTGAATGTAGCTAATAATAATGTAACTGAAGTATCTGAACAACCAACGACAGAAATCCTTGAAGTAATCGAACCAACTGTAGAAATAAAACCAACTATTGAAATAGAGCAAGCTACTGAATCAATAGTAGAAGTACCAAAACCAGTAACTCAGTCTGAAATAAAATCGATTGAAGAATTACTTCAAATTCTAGTAGAGAAAGCAAAATCAGTTCCTAAAGAAAAAGTAGTTGCAAAAGTAGCGGAAGAATTTTCAGCTAATACGAATCAAAGAGTATTAAAACGAATTAGAAGAGTAACTGATCTGGACGTAAATAATGCAAACTCAATTTCAAACCTAAATCAAAGACTATTTACAAATGAAGTAAGTAGAGTAGAAAATAGGGCTAACAATCTATCTAATAGTGTTAATTCAGAACCTTTTAGATTAAAGAAACTCCCTAGCGTCACTGAAATGCATAGAAACAGAACTCGATAA
- a CDS encoding CotS family spore coat protein encodes MNNIIIEPWIVDELIHDEFYVPEYIEKIGLEVLKFYDLQVNSMQVITTKADKGGAIWKIETNDGPKSFKLLHRRPTRSMFSLGAQKYLVEVQQARVPSIVRTRDGKEYVEAGGKLWFVAEWIEELAPVSKDLEGAKQLCFALGEFHRLSKGYEPPIQAEIASRLHKWPKSYEKVYNKMNWFKTIALAYEEMPASQDLLNVVDTFQEQARKGMEDLNNSGYFNMVNEGNASWGLVHQDYGWSNGQMGPNGMWIIDLDGVAYDLPIRDLRKLISGTMSDLFAWDATWVREMINAYHEANPISKELYEVLMIDFSMPNEFYKNIKEVLYEPELFLGESTKQLIQSIVDLEQSKWATLDEVRNDWSGK; translated from the coding sequence TTGAATAATATAATAATTGAGCCATGGATTGTCGATGAGCTTATTCATGATGAATTCTATGTGCCTGAATATATTGAAAAAATTGGGCTTGAAGTACTTAAGTTTTATGATCTTCAAGTTAATAGTATGCAAGTAATAACAACGAAAGCTGACAAAGGCGGAGCAATTTGGAAAATTGAAACAAACGATGGTCCAAAAAGTTTTAAGCTTTTACACAGAAGACCTACTAGAAGTATGTTTAGTTTAGGGGCTCAGAAGTATCTAGTTGAGGTTCAACAGGCTAGAGTTCCAAGCATCGTTCGAACTAGAGATGGCAAGGAGTATGTAGAAGCTGGTGGAAAGCTATGGTTCGTTGCAGAATGGATTGAAGAGTTGGCACCAGTTTCTAAAGATTTAGAAGGTGCTAAGCAGTTATGTTTTGCTCTTGGTGAGTTTCATCGTTTAAGTAAAGGCTATGAACCACCAATACAAGCAGAAATTGCATCAAGATTGCACAAATGGCCAAAAAGCTATGAAAAAGTATATAACAAAATGAATTGGTTCAAAACAATTGCCTTGGCCTATGAAGAAATGCCTGCTAGTCAGGATTTATTAAATGTAGTTGATACATTCCAAGAACAAGCAAGAAAGGGTATGGAAGACCTAAATAATTCAGGTTACTTTAATATGGTGAATGAAGGAAATGCGAGCTGGGGCTTAGTTCACCAAGATTACGGATGGTCAAATGGTCAAATGGGTCCAAATGGAATGTGGATCATTGATCTAGATGGAGTTGCATATGATTTGCCAATTCGTGATCTTAGAAAACTGATATCTGGTACAATGTCTGATTTATTCGCGTGGGATGCTACATGGGTAAGGGAAATGATTAACGCATATCACGAAGCAAATCCAATTTCTAAAGAATTATATGAAGTATTAATGATAGATTTTTCAATGCCAAATGAATTTTATAAAAACATTAAAGAAGTACTTTATGAACCAGAATTATTTTTAGGCGAATCTACTAAACAATTAATTCAATCAATCGTTGACTTAGAGCAGTCAAAGTGGGCAACATTGGATGAGGTTCGCAACGACTGGAGTGGAAAATAA
- a CDS encoding HipA family kinase — protein sequence MIEPVSYLKKLEGKSNAHLITFSDGRDYVVKYFRPGYEKTLPNEWVAYCIARFLDLPVPFAQIVSIPEEFSKKIPDLIMEEVQHSKFQFASLYVPETLNGHQVVSVPSILNNHQLAGIILFDYWLCNGDRTRKNILLREESLDQFKLWIIDHAEAFGSYSWLTSELETLPQNIMKSSTHQFMSHYINSEEEFNEQLQIIQRFPVLLLEEIVEVIPDDWLLTKEDKKAIVGRLVNRRKKILPYLKHKFVKTIYRPLHDQNE from the coding sequence ATGATTGAACCAGTTTCCTATCTTAAAAAACTAGAAGGTAAATCCAATGCTCATTTAATTACATTTAGTGACGGTAGAGATTATGTTGTGAAATATTTTCGGCCTGGATATGAGAAAACATTACCAAACGAATGGGTTGCTTATTGTATTGCTAGATTTTTAGATTTGCCAGTTCCTTTTGCTCAAATCGTTTCTATTCCTGAAGAATTTTCAAAAAAAATACCAGATCTAATCATGGAAGAAGTTCAACATTCAAAGTTTCAGTTTGCTTCTTTATATGTACCTGAAACGTTAAATGGACACCAAGTTGTATCAGTACCTAGTATTTTAAATAACCATCAGCTTGCAGGCATTATATTATTCGATTATTGGCTATGTAATGGAGACCGTACACGAAAAAACATTTTACTTCGTGAAGAAAGTTTAGATCAATTTAAACTATGGATCATTGACCATGCAGAAGCATTTGGATCCTATAGCTGGTTAACTTCAGAGTTAGAAACTTTGCCTCAAAATATTATGAAAAGTTCAACTCATCAATTCATGTCCCACTATATAAATAGTGAAGAAGAATTTAATGAACAACTTCAAATCATCCAAAGATTCCCGGTTCTGCTATTAGAAGAAATAGTAGAAGTAATACCTGATGATTGGTTATTAACAAAGGAAGACAAAAAGGCAATTGTAGGCAGATTAGTAAATCGCAGAAAAAAAATTCTCCCATATCTTAAACATAAATTCGTCAAAACGATCTACCGTCCATTACATGATCAAAATGAATAG
- a CDS encoding UDP-glucose dehydrogenase family protein: MKISILGTGYVGLTTGVCLAEIGHSVTCIDINELKIKNLCEGISPIYEPGIEELITNNIKLGKLSFTTSYDKGLEDAKVIIIAVGTPQREDGAANLSYLEGAAIDIAKNIKQDVIIAIKSTVPVGTNEVVKEIIQQNCSKDIVIDVVSNPEFLRQGSAIKDTMEADRIIIGSDNQESARIVEELYKPLNVPILITSIRSAEMIKYASNAFLASKISYINEIANLCEALGANVEDVAKGMGKDKRIGEAFLYAGIGYGGSCFPKDVKALLHTAELNGIEFGFLKETISINNFQRELLVKKAIERFGILKGKKIACLGLSFKPDTDDMREAPSINIINSLTELGAEVIAYDPVAIENAKKILGSNITFANSINECVTDTDAIFIVTEWREFRELDLPSILKKMKNPIIFDGRNCLMEEKVRDCEKIEYYPVGKPSIIQ, encoded by the coding sequence TTGAAAATTTCTATATTAGGTACGGGCTATGTCGGTTTAACAACAGGAGTCTGTTTAGCAGAGATTGGTCACTCAGTAACTTGTATTGATATAAATGAACTTAAAATAAAAAATTTGTGTGAAGGTATTTCTCCAATATATGAACCGGGAATTGAAGAGTTAATAACGAATAATATAAAGTTAGGAAAATTATCTTTCACAACCTCATATGATAAGGGGTTAGAAGATGCTAAGGTTATTATCATTGCAGTAGGTACCCCTCAAAGAGAAGATGGGGCAGCAAATTTATCCTATCTTGAGGGTGCAGCAATTGATATCGCGAAAAATATTAAACAAGACGTAATTATTGCTATTAAAAGTACTGTTCCAGTTGGAACGAATGAAGTAGTAAAGGAAATTATTCAACAAAATTGCAGTAAAGATATTGTAATTGACGTTGTTTCCAATCCAGAGTTCCTAAGACAAGGCTCCGCAATTAAAGATACGATGGAAGCAGATCGAATCATTATCGGTAGCGATAATCAAGAGTCTGCTAGAATTGTTGAAGAACTGTATAAACCATTAAATGTACCAATCTTAATTACTAGTATTCGAAGTGCAGAAATGATTAAGTACGCATCCAATGCATTTTTAGCTAGCAAAATAAGTTATATAAATGAAATTGCAAATCTTTGTGAAGCACTCGGTGCAAATGTAGAAGATGTGGCAAAAGGAATGGGTAAAGATAAACGAATCGGTGAAGCATTTTTATATGCTGGAATAGGTTATGGCGGCTCTTGTTTCCCAAAAGATGTTAAAGCATTATTGCACACAGCCGAGTTAAATGGGATTGAATTTGGTTTTCTAAAGGAAACGATTTCAATTAATAATTTTCAACGCGAATTGCTCGTAAAGAAAGCTATTGAACGGTTTGGTATATTAAAAGGGAAAAAGATTGCATGTCTAGGATTATCGTTTAAACCAGATACAGACGATATGAGAGAAGCACCTTCTATTAATATCATAAATTCTTTAACAGAATTAGGAGCAGAAGTCATTGCATATGACCCTGTTGCAATTGAAAACGCAAAAAAAATACTAGGTAGTAATATAACGTTCGCTAATTCAATAAATGAATGTGTAACGGATACAGATGCAATTTTTATCGTTACTGAGTGGAGAGAATTTAGAGAGCTTGACTTACCTAGCATACTAAAGAAAATGAAGAATCCAATTATTTTTGACGGAAGAAACTGTCTGATGGAAGAAAAAGTAAGAGATTGTGAGAAAATAGAATATTACCCAGTTGGTAAACCGTCTATAATTCAATAA
- a CDS encoding NAD-dependent epimerase, translating into MRILITGCAGFIGFHLSRRLLEQGFQIIGIDNLNDYYDRRLKFDRLELLKKFDHFSFINGSIHEMELLEELFVQYNFDLVINLAAQAGVRYSLENPGSYIQSNLVGFANILECCKNHQIKHLIYASSSSVYGNNKKTPSSIYDRVDQPISLYAATKKSNELMAYSYSHTFNLPTTGLRFFTVYGPWGRPDMALYKFANSITNGQPIDVYNYGNMKRDFTYIDDVVESIVRIIKKGPPNESSSYYKLYNIGNHSPVKLNYFIEVLEKQLGIKANVRLLPMVTGEVLETYADIDQLVNDIQYSPTTSIEDGIAKFVDWFKKYKKID; encoded by the coding sequence ATGCGCATCTTAATTACTGGATGTGCCGGATTTATTGGATTTCATCTAAGCAGGCGCTTATTAGAACAAGGTTTTCAAATCATTGGAATTGATAATCTAAATGATTACTATGACAGACGTCTAAAATTTGATAGATTGGAGCTTTTAAAGAAATTTGATCATTTTAGTTTCATAAATGGCTCAATACATGAAATGGAACTACTAGAAGAACTCTTCGTACAATATAATTTCGATCTAGTCATTAATCTAGCAGCACAAGCTGGGGTGAGATATAGCTTAGAAAATCCAGGGTCATATATCCAATCAAACCTTGTAGGTTTTGCCAATATATTAGAGTGTTGTAAAAATCATCAAATAAAACACCTCATATACGCCTCTTCTAGTTCTGTTTATGGTAATAATAAAAAAACTCCCTCTTCAATTTATGATCGAGTTGACCAACCAATTAGCTTATATGCAGCTACAAAGAAATCAAATGAATTAATGGCATATTCCTATAGTCATACTTTTAATCTACCTACTACTGGATTACGTTTTTTTACCGTCTATGGGCCATGGGGTAGACCAGATATGGCCCTATATAAATTTGCTAATTCAATCACTAACGGACAACCGATAGATGTTTATAATTATGGAAATATGAAACGAGATTTTACTTATATTGATGATGTAGTTGAATCAATTGTAAGAATCATTAAAAAAGGGCCACCAAATGAATCCTCCTCGTATTATAAACTTTATAATATTGGTAACCATAGCCCAGTGAAATTAAATTACTTTATCGAAGTTTTAGAAAAGCAACTTGGAATAAAAGCGAATGTTAGACTATTGCCGATGGTTACGGGGGAAGTACTTGAAACATATGCCGATATTGATCAACTCGTAAATGATATTCAATATAGTCCAACTACTTCAATTGAAGACGGCATTGCTAAATTCGTTGACTGGTTTAAGAAGTATAAAAAGATAGACTAA
- a CDS encoding GNAT family N-acetyltransferase — MLNKLNQSEVNTGIKIRALHSIEEMGQVRELESKIWGFEDSIPTHQTITAAKNGGLVLGAYFDDKIIGFQYSFPGYDGSTVYLCSHMLGIDQAFRNKGIGKLLKIAQREEALKLGYKLITWTYDPLETANGYLNISKLGGVCNTYIENCYGEMEDLLNSGIPSDRFLVEWYIAKGEEEEENLRPYELDEAINNSLIKWEESNEGIPIPIQNDIDVLNDLAFVAVPKDFRTIREKNIKIASQWRMLTRESFKKLFQSGWKVTGFYKNSDSEMPVHFYVMNK; from the coding sequence ATGCTAAACAAACTGAATCAATCTGAAGTTAATACAGGAATTAAGATCCGTGCACTACATTCCATTGAAGAAATGGGGCAGGTACGAGAACTAGAATCTAAAATTTGGGGTTTTGAGGATTCAATTCCTACCCATCAAACAATTACAGCTGCAAAAAATGGCGGATTAGTATTAGGTGCATATTTTGACGATAAAATAATTGGTTTTCAATATAGTTTTCCTGGTTATGATGGTTCAACTGTTTATCTTTGTTCCCATATGCTTGGAATTGATCAAGCGTTTCGTAATAAAGGGATTGGAAAACTGCTTAAAATTGCCCAGCGAGAAGAAGCTCTTAAACTGGGCTATAAACTGATTACTTGGACTTATGATCCATTAGAAACAGCAAATGGATATTTAAATATTTCTAAGTTAGGCGGAGTTTGTAATACGTATATTGAAAACTGCTATGGAGAAATGGAAGACTTATTAAATAGCGGAATTCCATCTGACCGTTTTCTAGTTGAATGGTATATTGCAAAAGGGGAAGAGGAAGAGGAGAATTTAAGACCTTATGAATTAGATGAAGCAATTAATAATTCACTTATTAAATGGGAAGAAAGCAATGAAGGAATACCCATACCGATTCAAAACGATATTGATGTGCTTAACGATTTAGCCTTTGTTGCGGTACCAAAAGATTTCCGAACAATTAGAGAAAAGAATATTAAAATTGCAAGCCAGTGGCGAATGCTTACTAGAGAGTCCTTTAAAAAATTATTTCAAAGCGGATGGAAAGTTACTGGATTTTATAAGAATTCAGACTCGGAAATGCCAGTTCATTTTTATGTAATGAACAAATAG
- the galU gene encoding UTP--glucose-1-phosphate uridylyltransferase GalU, with translation MKIRKAIIPAAGLGTRFLPATKALPKEMLPIVDKPTIQYIVEEAVASGIEEIIIISGRGKRAIEDHFDKSYELEESLSRKNKLTVLEEMQKISNMVKIFYVRQKEPKGLGDAILCAKSFIGDEPFAVLLGDDIVMSTTPCLQQIINVYEKYNAPVIAVQNVPDEEVSKYGVIKQKESTYDTNTNLFQVECLVEKPKLKDAPSNYAIMGRYILTPEIFDILETISVGQGCELQLTDAINELNKNQFVLAYNFEGKRYDIGNKIGFIMATIDFAINREDIKDEVIAFLNEVISDHALNMKNQEVD, from the coding sequence ATGAAAATCCGCAAGGCTATTATTCCCGCTGCTGGTCTCGGGACTCGTTTTTTGCCAGCAACAAAAGCGTTGCCAAAAGAAATGTTACCTATAGTTGATAAACCAACTATTCAATATATCGTTGAAGAAGCTGTAGCTTCCGGAATTGAAGAAATCATTATTATTAGTGGTAGGGGCAAACGAGCAATCGAAGATCATTTTGATAAATCATATGAATTAGAAGAATCATTATCTCGAAAAAACAAGCTAACTGTTTTGGAAGAAATGCAGAAAATATCCAATATGGTGAAAATATTTTATGTTCGACAAAAGGAACCAAAAGGATTAGGAGATGCAATATTATGTGCTAAGAGTTTTATAGGAGATGAACCATTTGCTGTTTTGTTAGGGGATGACATCGTTATGTCTACAACACCTTGCTTACAGCAAATTATTAATGTTTACGAGAAATATAATGCCCCGGTTATTGCTGTTCAGAATGTTCCTGATGAAGAAGTAAGTAAATATGGCGTTATTAAACAAAAAGAAAGTACTTACGATACAAATACAAATCTATTTCAAGTTGAGTGTCTAGTAGAAAAACCAAAATTGAAAGATGCCCCCTCAAATTATGCAATTATGGGACGTTATATCCTTACTCCAGAGATTTTTGATATTTTAGAAACAATTTCTGTGGGACAAGGCTGTGAATTACAATTAACAGATGCGATTAATGAATTAAATAAAAATCAATTTGTCTTAGCATATAATTTCGAAGGTAAACGATATGATATCGGAAATAAAATCGGATTTATAATGGCTACAATTGATTTTGCGATTAATAGAGAAGATATAAAAGATGAGGTTATCGCTTTCTTAAATGAGGTCATATCTGATCATGCTCTAAATATGAAGAATCAGGAAGTGGATTAA